A genome region from Anopheles stephensi strain Indian chromosome 2, UCI_ANSTEP_V1.0, whole genome shotgun sequence includes the following:
- the LOC118502922 gene encoding uncharacterized protein LOC118502922, translating into MNVGQHTGPGPPLSRNGCSDRSVTGPSCRALRTAVSALYCLDDFHREHIGSGFFSEVYKVTHRTTGDVMVLKMNQRRANRPNMLREVQLLNKLSHPNILRFMGVCVQEGQLHALTEYIEEGSLEQLIANKAQYLPALWKIRIALGIARGMQYVHDVGIFHRDLTSKNVLVKRLPDGMFDAVVGDFGLAANIPRKCGKPRLDTVGSPYWMSPECLKGQWYDQTSDVFSFGIILCELIARIEADPDIMPRTDTFGLDYIAFADVCPNDTPPAFLRLAFYCCTYDPKSRPTFTECVKKCTLLSDVCEDSYNHLQQQQQAHYRMNLANGSAISNGVGVNGLNGSTSSSSEPVPAVSENASTGSSGGSNTSTPSGSGEYSQNPLHHRRSLSENVIVFPPHTTPSDKARYHMYQRGNSVVRPAEPAIPESPTYSNQTLRKVAETMLLKDSQYKPRAKTEQGSGPKANPFSALSQLKGVKKILGPKPAVTTYSSGDLFSSCFEISAPYFRAWNSVQNQIVRNARDGRSCTGLASVSGSNSGGSNSEGQPKSLPNSPTSPRKEYGEEDDEHSMAGGGGALANEYRKVSLGNVRKYRASFTELSSHPLYKSGQIETEVTGAGTVPGALKAPNAGKAAAATTSIGGAAPSNTVNLATAKKMSNGSVKPIMPSIVSEDPADEELELNEEESKPVIKHVKAPSQTAHSLVHLCGSNNGDSGTEEGQDGASCDGESTQLDDEEEEEEEEVVVVRQKSEGGEQRMVEERLLNAATGTTIIGEPSTIGVSGKEACAEGDGVFEAPRILTRRGSTESGFFSCLNEDFGTYKSSPCCCLEQIAHFESTDRLSMCRCIYAGASTLASGGPGTGSSGTPADGLTGLMSNQTLNDSSSILFFDDSSTTVSSLRSMDDLELSDSIRKRFNHHHHHHLHHLHPAHHQLHSRHHHVLSNVDIDARSIDMGLINRLALDSEISSMIQKNQFTNQLLYCKNRSSSIFTDSSDDISSLAGSDSLLWDDRSCSNMPNTRSAQIAKIVEYFERKGQTFKPFTVPDTLQLGASASGSHCGGPGSSVHLQHHHHHHHHYHRAPSAAYSTGATASPCIAMSGGTNGANGATPLATPNGTAVINGEAGRTHASSAAAAATAANNAKLSQAELKQRFEYEAFCLELERKQQASGAVPNAPQIRLNNICEGNVRSKLQLFDKLKQQGAAATTAAATANGIPQASSSTICNGSGSSNNGSSNCTAAATHATSSSTSNMNGLTIIDK; encoded by the exons GTGACACATCGGACTACCGGTGATGTAATGGTGCTGAAGATGAATCAACGGCGTGCCAACCGACCAAACATGTTGCGTGAAGTTCAGTTGCTGAACAAACTGTCGCATCCAAACATTCTGAG GTTTATGGGCGTCTGCGTGCAGGAAGGACAGTTGCACGCCCTCACGGAGTACATCGAGGAAGGTTCACTGGAGCAGCTGATCGCGAACAAGGCACAGTACCTTCCGGCCCTTTGGAAGATAAGAATCGCACTGGGGATTGCTCGTGGCATGCAGTACGTACACGATGTCGGTATCTTCCATCGCGATCTTACGAGCAAG AACGTGCTTGTGAAACGGTTACCGGATGGTATGTTCGATGCAGTAGTCGGAGATTTTGGGCTAGCAGCTAACATCCCCCGAAAGTG TGGCAAACCTCGCCTTGATACTGTTGGCTCACCGTACTGGATGAGTCCGGAGTGTCTGAAAGGACAGTGGTACGATCAAACCAGTGATGTATTCTCCTTTGGAATAATATTGTGTGAATTAATAGCTCGG ATTGAGGCAGATCCGGACATTATGCCCAGAACTGATACGTTCGGTTTGGACTACATTGCTTTTGCCGATGTGTGTCCAAACGACACGCCACCGGCGTTTTTAAGACTGGCCTTCTATTGTTGTACT TATGATCCAAAGAGTCGACCAACGTTCACGGAGTGTGTGAAAAAGTGTACACTGCTGTCGGATGTATGCGAGGATAGCTACAACCatctgcagcaacagcaacaggcaCACTATCGCATGAACCTAGCTAACGGAAGTGCGATCTCGAACGGTGTTGGCGTGAACGGGCTGAACGGttcgaccagcagcagctccgaACCGGTACCAGCGGTGAGCGAAAACGCTTCCACCGGCAGCAGCGGTGGCAGCAACACGTCAACCCCGTCCGGTAGTGGGGAATACTCACAAAACCCGCTCCACCACCGGCGCTCGCTGTCGGAGAATGTGATCGTATTCCCACCGCACACGACGCCCAGTGATAAGGCACGGTATCACATGTACCAGCGAGGGAACTCGGTAGTTCGGCCGGCCGAACCAGCAATCCCGGAATCGCCCACCTACTCCAACCAAACGCTGCGCAAGGTCGCGGAAACGATGCTGCTCAAGGACTCGCAGTACAAGCCGCGCGCCAAAACGGAACAGGGCAGCGGGCCGAAAGCGAACCCGTTCAGTGCGCTGTCGCAGCTGAAGGGTGTGAAAAAGATTCTCGGACCCAAACCGGCCGTAACGACGTACAGTTCGGGTGATTTGTTTAGCTCGTGCTTCGAAATATCGGCACCCTACTTCCGGGCCTGGAACTCGGTGCAAAACCAGATCGTGCGAAATGCGCGCGACGGTAGAAGCTGTACGGGGCTGGCAAGTGTCAGCGGGTCCAATTCGGGCGGTAGCAATAGCGAGGGCCAGCCGAAGAGTTTGCCGAACTCACCCACCTCACCGCGCAAGGAGTATGGCGAGGAGGACGACGAGCACAGTAtggcgggtggtggtggtgcgctaGCGAACGAGTACCGCAAAGTGTCGCTCGGAAACGTGCGCAAATATCGGGCCAGCTTCACCGAACTCTCTAGTCATCCACTGTACAAGAGTGGCCAAATTGAGACTGAAGTAACGGGTGCCGGCACGGTGCCGGGCGCGTTAAAGGCGCCCAATGCGGGTAAAGCGGCTGCGGCTACCACCAGTATTGGCGGTGCGGCGCCATCAAACACAGTCAATTTAGCTACGGCCAAGAAAATGTCCAACGGTAGCGTGAAACCTATAATGCCTTCCATCGTGTCCGAGGATCCTGCTGACGAGGAGCTGGAACTGAATGAAGAGGAGTCAAAGCCGGTGATTAAACACGTGAAAGCTCCCAGCCAAACGGCGCACAGTCTGGTTCATTTGTGTGGCAGCAATAATGGGGATAGTGGCACGGAAGAAGGTCAGGACGGTGCAAGCTGTGATGGAGAATCGACCCAGCTGGACgatgaggaggaagaggaagaagaagaggttgtGGTGGTTAGGCAGAAGAGTGAGGGCGGTGAGCAGAGGATGGTAGAAGAGCGACTGCTAAACGCCGCAACTGGCACAACCATTATTGGAGAACCGAGTACGATAGGCGTCAGTGGGAAGGAAGCGTGTGCGGAAGGTGACGGAGTGTTTGAGGCACCGCGTATTCTCACCCGACGGGGATCGACCGAGAGTGGATTCTTTTCCTGTCTCAACGAAGACTTTGGCACGTACAAATCTTCTCCCTGCTGCTGCCTGGAGCAGATTGCACACTTTGAATCGACCGATCGGCTGTCCATGTGTCGGTGTATATACGCTGGAGCATCGACGCTAGCTAGCGGAGGACCCGGGACAGGCTCGAGTGGTACGCCTGCCGACGGTTTGACCGGTCTAATGTCCAACCAGACGCTAAACGATAGCTCAAGTATACTGTTCTTCGATGACAGCTCGACCACGGTCAGTTCACTGCGAAGTATGGACGATTTGGAGCTTTCGGATTCAATTCGCAAGCGGTtcaaccatcaccaccatcaccacctgcACCATCTGCATCCGGCCCATCATCAGCTGCACAGTCGGCACCATCACGTGCTGAGCAATGTGGACATTGACGCGCGTTCGATCGACATGGGTCTGATCAATCGATTGGCGCTCGATTCGGAAATTAGCAGCATGATCCAGAAGAACCAGTTTACCAACCAGCTGCTGTACTGCAAAAACCGTTCGTCATCGATATTCACCGACAGCTCGGACGATATCAGCAGCCTAGCCGGTTCGGACTCGCTGCTGTGGGATGATCGGTCGTGCAGCAACATGCCCAACACCCGCTCGGCCCAGATCGCCAAGATCGTCGAGTACTTCGAGCGCAAGGGCCAAACATTCAAACCATTCACTGTACCTGATACGCTTCAGCTGGGCGCGTCCGCCTCCGGGAGCCACTGCGGTGGCCCGGGTAGTTCGGTACACcttcagcatcatcaccatcaccaccatcattatCATCGTGCGCCTAGTGCGGCCTATTCGACGGGTGCGACCGCATCGCCCTGTATTGCGATGAGCGGTGGCACGAATGGCGCCAACGGAGCCACACCACTAGCAACACCAAATGGAACAGCAGTCATCAACGGCGAGGCAGGACGAACGCATGCTTCcagcgctgctgctgcggcgacTGCAGCCAACAACGCAAAGCTATCGCAGGCCGAACTGAAGCAACGGTTCGAGTACGAAGCGTTCTGTCTGGAGCTGGAACGGAAGCAGCAAGCGTCGGGAGCCGTTCCCAACGCTCCCCAGATTCGGCTCAACAACATCTGCGAAGGAAACGTGCGCTCGAAGTTGCAGCTGTTCGATAAGCTGAAGCAGCAGGGTGCCGCCGCTACGACAGCCGCGGCAACGGCTAACGGCATCCCGCAGGCGAGTAGTAGCACCATCTGCAATGGCAGCGGTAGTAGCAATAACGGTAGTAGTAATTGCACCGCTGCTGCTACGCACGccacgagcagcagcaccagcaacatgAACGGGTTAACCATAATAGATAAGTAG